In Marinimicrobium koreense, the following are encoded in one genomic region:
- a CDS encoding DUF4124 domain-containing protein, giving the protein MRSALLLITLMLFSLLTVAQPIYKTVDEEGRVSYSDKPPRGVQEDASDELPPVNNVPGQPVSPQRRATAEEEAPDPVDYSIEIVSPQPDSSVPPGQRDLPISVRLQPALQPGHALVYYLDGDPVAETRSTQHIVREIYRGTHTVRVEILNPQGQSLAATAPITIHVHRPSVIPRGGS; this is encoded by the coding sequence ATGCGATCTGCACTGTTGCTTATCACCCTGATGCTGTTCAGCCTCCTGACAGTGGCCCAACCCATCTACAAAACCGTGGATGAAGAGGGACGGGTCAGCTACTCGGACAAGCCGCCCCGCGGCGTTCAGGAAGACGCCTCCGACGAGCTGCCTCCGGTCAACAACGTCCCCGGGCAGCCAGTCTCACCCCAGCGCCGAGCCACCGCCGAGGAGGAAGCCCCCGACCCGGTGGACTATTCGATTGAAATCGTCTCCCCCCAGCCCGACAGCAGCGTCCCTCCCGGTCAGCGAGACCTCCCCATATCCGTTCGGCTGCAACCAGCCCTGCAGCCCGGGCACGCACTGGTCTATTACCTGGACGGCGACCCAGTTGCCGAAACCCGGTCGACCCAGCATATTGTCCGGGAAATCTATCGGGGGACGCATACCGTTCGGGTCGAAATCCTGAATCCCCAAGGCCAGAGCCTGGCAGCGACCGCGCCGATCACCATTCATGTGCACCGCCCCAGCGTCATTCCCCGCGGTGGCAGCTGA
- the glnL gene encoding nitrogen regulation protein NR(II): MSTGDLHKPLLDSLSTAIILVDGELRLRHMNPAAEALLAVSCERTLGEPLTQFFFESSETPGQLKSAAEQANHYTKRHAEWQLLTGGQITVDYTVTPFGEASGLVIEIQPIDRLLRISREEMLTSSQETTRNLVRGMAHEIKNPLGGIRGAAQLLARELPGSDLQEYTGVIIDEADRLRNLVDRMLGPNQLPQRQWLNIHEVLERVATIIKAESSGSVTLTRDYDPSIPDLNADKEQLIQALLNIARNAMQALLESGTEAPDIRLVTRIQRRYTIGRHHHPLVCRIDIVDNGPGIPQDILKNIFYPMISGRADGTGLGLTISQHLIHQHQGLIECDSEPGQTRFSLYLPMEAQHAEV; the protein is encoded by the coding sequence GTGAGTACCGGAGATCTTCACAAGCCGCTGCTGGACAGCCTGAGCACCGCCATCATTCTGGTGGACGGCGAGCTGCGGTTGCGCCATATGAACCCCGCCGCCGAGGCCCTGCTCGCCGTCAGTTGCGAGCGAACCCTTGGCGAGCCGCTTACCCAGTTTTTCTTCGAGTCCAGCGAGACCCCCGGACAGCTCAAATCCGCCGCCGAACAGGCCAACCACTACACCAAGCGCCACGCCGAATGGCAGCTGTTGACCGGCGGCCAGATTACCGTGGACTACACGGTCACCCCCTTTGGTGAGGCCTCCGGACTGGTCATCGAAATCCAGCCCATCGACCGCCTCCTGCGCATCAGCCGGGAAGAGATGCTGACCTCCTCGCAGGAGACCACCCGCAATCTGGTGCGCGGCATGGCCCACGAGATCAAAAACCCACTGGGCGGCATTCGCGGCGCAGCGCAGTTGCTGGCCCGGGAGCTGCCCGGTAGCGACCTGCAGGAATACACCGGGGTGATCATTGATGAAGCCGACCGGCTGCGCAATCTGGTGGACCGAATGCTCGGCCCGAACCAGTTGCCCCAGCGCCAGTGGCTGAACATTCACGAAGTGCTCGAGCGGGTGGCAACCATCATCAAGGCCGAGAGCAGCGGTTCTGTGACCCTGACCCGGGACTACGATCCCAGCATCCCGGACCTGAATGCCGATAAAGAGCAGCTGATTCAGGCACTGCTCAACATTGCTCGCAATGCCATGCAGGCGCTGCTGGAAAGTGGCACCGAGGCACCGGATATCCGACTGGTCACCCGAATTCAGCGCCGCTACACCATCGGGCGACACCACCACCCGCTGGTGTGCCGCATCGACATTGTCGACAACGGCCCTGGCATTCCCCAGGACATTCTCAAGAACATTTTTTACCCCATGATTTCCGGCCGGGCCGATGGCACCGGACTGGGGCTGACCATTTCGCAGCATTTGATTCACCAGCACCAGGGCCTGATCGAATGCGACAGTGAGCCGGGACAAACCCGCTTTTCGCTCTACCTACCTATGGAAGCTCAACATGCAGAAGTCTAA
- the glnG gene encoding nitrogen regulation protein NR(I), translating into MQKSNRVWIIDDDRSIRWVLEKALQGAGIEARAFDSGDSAISQLGRDVPDAIISDIRMPGIDGLALLKDLHAQHPDIPIIIMTAHSDLDSAVAAYQGGAFEYLPKPFDVDEAVAVTQRALAHAQEQKSESDGSEAVEVNTEIIGEAPAMQEVFRAIGRLSQSNITVLINGQSGTGKELVAHALHRHSPRREEPFIALNMAAIPKDLMESELFGHEKGAFTGAAAQRQGRFEQANGGTLFLDEIGDMPAETQTRLLRVLADGEFYRVGGHTPVKVDVRIIAATHQNLENLVADGRFREDLFHRLNVIRIHIPKLADRREDIPKLAKFFLQKAAGELDVDTKILLPETEEFFCALAWPGNVRQLENTCRWITVMASGREVHIEDLPPELLHHKEDNAPADDWEKALRHWADQALARGHHQLLSEAVPTFERALIETALKYTAGRKRDAANLLGWGRNTLTRKLKELDMAGGDDSAEP; encoded by the coding sequence ATGCAGAAGTCTAACCGAGTCTGGATAATCGACGACGACCGATCCATTCGCTGGGTGCTTGAAAAAGCCCTGCAGGGTGCCGGCATTGAGGCGCGGGCCTTCGACTCCGGCGACAGCGCCATCAGCCAGTTGGGACGGGATGTGCCCGATGCCATCATCAGCGACATCCGGATGCCCGGTATTGATGGTCTGGCACTGCTCAAAGATCTGCACGCCCAACACCCGGACATTCCGATCATCATCATGACCGCCCACTCCGATTTGGACAGCGCGGTAGCGGCTTACCAGGGCGGCGCCTTTGAATACCTGCCCAAACCCTTTGACGTCGACGAAGCGGTAGCGGTAACCCAGCGGGCACTGGCCCATGCCCAGGAACAGAAAAGCGAAAGCGATGGCAGCGAAGCGGTTGAAGTCAACACCGAAATCATCGGTGAAGCGCCGGCCATGCAGGAAGTTTTCCGGGCCATTGGACGCCTGTCACAATCCAACATCACGGTACTGATCAACGGCCAGTCCGGTACTGGTAAAGAGCTGGTTGCCCACGCACTGCATCGCCACAGCCCCCGCCGGGAAGAACCTTTCATTGCTTTGAATATGGCGGCAATCCCCAAGGACCTGATGGAATCGGAGCTGTTCGGCCACGAAAAAGGCGCATTTACCGGCGCGGCCGCGCAACGTCAGGGCCGCTTTGAGCAGGCCAATGGCGGCACTCTGTTTCTGGACGAAATTGGCGATATGCCCGCCGAAACCCAGACCCGCCTGCTTCGAGTACTGGCCGACGGCGAGTTTTACCGGGTAGGCGGCCACACGCCGGTCAAAGTAGATGTTCGCATCATTGCCGCCACGCACCAGAACCTCGAAAACCTGGTTGCCGACGGTCGTTTTCGTGAAGACCTGTTTCACCGACTTAACGTCATCCGCATTCATATTCCCAAGCTGGCCGACCGCCGGGAAGATATTCCCAAGCTGGCCAAGTTCTTTCTGCAAAAAGCCGCTGGCGAACTGGATGTGGATACCAAGATTCTACTGCCGGAAACGGAAGAGTTTTTCTGCGCCCTCGCCTGGCCCGGCAATGTCCGTCAGTTGGAAAACACTTGCCGGTGGATTACCGTCATGGCGTCCGGGCGCGAAGTGCACATTGAAGATCTGCCGCCGGAACTGCTTCACCACAAGGAAGACAACGCCCCCGCCGACGATTGGGAAAAAGCCTTACGCCACTGGGCCGACCAGGCACTGGCGCGCGGCCACCACCAACTGTTGAGTGAAGCGGTACCCACTTTTGAGCGGGCACTGATCGAAACCGCCCTGAAGTACACCGCAGGTCGGAAACGCGATGCCGCCAATCTTTTGGGATGGGGACGGAACACCCTGACTCGCAAACTGAAAGAGTTGGATATGGCGGGGGGAGATGATAGCGCTGAGCCCTGA
- a CDS encoding 6-phosphofructokinase, protein MPHNAFYAQSGGVTAVINASAAGVIAEAKAHPDTIGTLYAGRDGIIGALTEELIDITAESESDLAALLHTPSGAFGSCRYKLKSIEEHRTQYERLIEVFRAHDIRYFFYNGGGDSQDTAHKVSQLSEKMGFPITCIGVPKTMDNDLPITDCCPGFGSVAKYTAVSILEASFDVASMQRTSTKVFVMEVMGRHAGWVAASAGLARDERGMGPDIILFPEVPLDESRFLEQVDRVVAERGFCMIVVSEGAKDAAGEFLSSSGSTDAFGHAQLGGVAPVIVNKIKQHAGYKCHWAVCDYLQRAARHIASKTDVDQAYELGRAAVRYAVNGDNAVMPVVVRESDLPYRWHIDKAPLSEVANVEKCLPTDFISDDGFHITDKARRYLSPLIEGEAYPPYQNGLPAYRTLKKSVIPKKCAEFYDL, encoded by the coding sequence GTGCCACACAATGCATTTTACGCGCAGTCCGGCGGCGTCACCGCTGTGATCAATGCGTCGGCTGCCGGTGTTATCGCCGAAGCCAAAGCCCACCCCGACACCATCGGTACGCTTTACGCTGGCCGAGACGGCATCATTGGCGCACTGACCGAAGAGTTGATCGACATCACCGCCGAGTCCGAGAGCGATCTGGCTGCACTGCTGCACACTCCGTCCGGCGCCTTCGGGTCCTGCCGCTACAAGCTCAAGTCGATAGAGGAACATCGCACCCAATACGAGCGCCTGATTGAGGTCTTCCGGGCCCACGATATTCGTTACTTTTTCTACAACGGTGGCGGCGACTCACAGGATACTGCGCACAAAGTCTCACAGTTGTCCGAGAAGATGGGCTTTCCCATCACCTGCATCGGTGTCCCCAAAACGATGGACAACGATCTGCCGATCACCGACTGCTGCCCGGGCTTTGGCTCCGTCGCAAAGTATACTGCCGTTTCCATCCTCGAGGCCTCCTTCGATGTCGCCTCCATGCAACGCACCTCCACCAAGGTGTTCGTCATGGAAGTCATGGGGCGCCACGCGGGCTGGGTTGCCGCCAGCGCCGGGTTGGCGCGGGACGAGCGGGGCATGGGACCGGACATCATTCTATTCCCGGAAGTGCCGCTGGATGAATCGCGTTTTCTGGAGCAGGTCGACCGGGTCGTTGCCGAGCGCGGCTTCTGCATGATCGTCGTGTCCGAGGGCGCGAAGGATGCAGCGGGTGAGTTTCTCTCCAGCTCCGGCAGCACCGACGCTTTTGGTCATGCGCAGCTCGGTGGCGTTGCCCCCGTCATTGTGAACAAAATCAAACAGCACGCGGGTTACAAATGCCACTGGGCAGTCTGCGATTATCTGCAGCGGGCCGCCCGCCATATTGCGTCAAAAACCGATGTGGACCAGGCCTATGAGCTCGGTCGCGCTGCCGTGCGGTACGCGGTCAACGGGGACAATGCCGTCATGCCGGTGGTGGTTCGAGAAAGCGACCTGCCTTACCGGTGGCACATCGACAAGGCGCCCCTGTCCGAGGTGGCCAACGTCGAGAAATGTCTGCCCACCGACTTCATCAGCGACGACGGCTTTCATATTACCGACAAAGCGCGCCGTTACCTGTCACCGCTGATTGAGGGTGAGGCCTATCCACCCTATCAGAACGGATTGCCGGCCTACCGGACGCTGAAAAAATCCGTGATTCCCAAAAAGTGTGCGGAATTTTACGATCTTTAA
- a CDS encoding class I fructose-bisphosphate aldolase, which yields MNDITKLLGEEADSLLTHRCEKITQEQLTLPGADYVSQTFSQTDRPIPVLRAYQQLLNHGRLAGTGYLSILPVDQGIEHSAGASFAPNPLYFDPKNIVELAIEGGCNAVASTLGALGSVARRYAHRIPFVVKLNHNDALVYPTTYDQTLFGQVKQAYDMGAVAIGATIYFGSENSRRQLQEISAAFEQAHELGMMTILWTYLRNGDFKQDGVDYHTAADLTGQANHLGVTIKADIIKQKMAENNGGFNAVKVGKTHPKVYSHLSSDHPIDLVRYQVANCYMGRIGLINSGGASTGAGDLAQAVRTSVINKRAGGMGLISGRKAFQRPMNEGVELLNAIQDVYLDKRITIA from the coding sequence ATGAACGATATCACCAAGCTGCTGGGTGAAGAGGCGGACAGCCTGCTCACTCACCGTTGTGAAAAAATCACTCAGGAACAGCTGACGCTTCCCGGTGCCGATTACGTCAGCCAGACCTTTTCCCAGACCGATCGCCCGATTCCGGTGCTTCGTGCCTATCAGCAATTGCTCAACCACGGCCGCCTGGCCGGCACGGGCTATCTGTCGATCCTGCCGGTGGACCAGGGGATTGAACACTCGGCAGGCGCTTCCTTTGCGCCCAATCCGCTGTACTTCGACCCCAAGAACATAGTCGAACTGGCCATTGAGGGCGGCTGTAATGCGGTGGCCTCAACCCTGGGGGCGCTGGGGTCCGTTGCCCGCCGGTACGCCCATCGTATTCCGTTCGTGGTCAAGCTGAACCACAACGATGCCTTGGTCTACCCGACCACTTACGATCAGACGCTGTTCGGGCAGGTCAAGCAGGCTTACGACATGGGAGCCGTTGCCATCGGCGCCACCATCTATTTCGGTTCGGAGAATTCCCGCCGTCAGTTGCAGGAAATCAGCGCCGCGTTCGAACAGGCGCACGAGCTGGGCATGATGACCATTCTCTGGACCTACTTGCGCAACGGTGATTTCAAACAGGATGGCGTTGACTACCATACCGCGGCCGACCTGACCGGACAGGCCAACCACCTGGGTGTGACCATCAAGGCGGATATCATCAAGCAGAAAATGGCGGAGAACAACGGTGGCTTTAACGCGGTGAAGGTCGGAAAAACCCACCCGAAGGTTTACAGTCATTTATCCAGCGACCACCCGATTGATCTGGTCCGCTATCAGGTGGCGAACTGCTACATGGGGCGAATCGGTCTGATCAACTCCGGCGGCGCCTCCACCGGTGCGGGCGATCTCGCTCAGGCGGTGCGCACCTCGGTGATCAATAAACGCGCCGGCGGCATGGGATTGATTTCCGGCCGAAAGGCGTTTCAGCGCCCCATGAACGAAGGGGTGGAACTGCTGAATGCCATTCAGGATGTGTACCTGGACAAGCGCATCACGATCGCCTAA
- a CDS encoding pectinesterase family protein encodes MRLVSFAFALLAMMVVVGCGDARRDLHAVVDQQQRAFDDLPVYPTVQAALDAAPDSSDAPHRILIRAGEYREKLRIDKPFIHLLGEGMEQTRIHYDDYAGRDDGDGGNLGTFRSYTVSVTSTDVQFHSLSIENRFDFVANDALAKDHPDRVSGTQAVALHLDKGSDRILARDVQLLGHQDTLYMNGKRAWFDKSRIAGNVDFIFGAGNALFTDSDILTTARGSRHATHGYVTAPSTDIESEFGFTFLNCRLLREEGVPDDSTALGRPWHPTTTFDDGRYADPDAIGKAVFVGCYMAAHIKESGWDKMGGTAPDGTRMWFYPEDSRFFEYGSEGPGAHDHKGRRHLSESEVKQYRIDTILGDWAPER; translated from the coding sequence ATGAGACTCGTTTCGTTCGCCTTTGCGTTGTTGGCCATGATGGTGGTGGTTGGCTGTGGTGATGCTCGTCGAGACCTACACGCCGTTGTGGATCAACAGCAACGCGCGTTTGACGATCTGCCGGTCTACCCGACGGTGCAGGCAGCGTTGGACGCGGCTCCGGATTCGAGCGACGCGCCCCATCGTATTCTGATTCGCGCAGGAGAATACCGGGAGAAACTGAGAATCGACAAGCCGTTTATCCATCTATTGGGTGAAGGCATGGAACAGACCCGAATTCACTACGATGACTACGCCGGTCGGGACGACGGTGACGGTGGTAACCTGGGTACCTTCCGCAGCTATACGGTCAGTGTGACCAGCACCGATGTGCAGTTCCATTCGCTCAGTATCGAGAACCGCTTTGACTTTGTGGCCAACGATGCGCTGGCCAAGGACCATCCGGATCGGGTGAGCGGAACCCAGGCCGTTGCGCTGCACCTGGACAAGGGCAGTGATCGCATCCTGGCGCGGGATGTTCAGCTGCTCGGTCATCAGGACACGCTGTACATGAACGGCAAACGCGCCTGGTTCGACAAGTCGCGCATCGCCGGTAACGTGGACTTCATATTCGGCGCGGGTAATGCGTTGTTCACTGATTCGGATATTCTGACCACCGCACGCGGGAGCAGGCACGCCACACACGGTTATGTGACCGCGCCCTCCACGGATATCGAGTCAGAGTTCGGTTTTACCTTTCTCAACTGTCGGCTGCTCCGGGAGGAAGGCGTCCCGGATGACTCGACCGCGCTGGGTCGACCCTGGCATCCGACCACCACATTCGATGACGGCCGTTATGCCGATCCGGACGCGATTGGAAAAGCCGTTTTCGTGGGTTGCTACATGGCGGCACATATCAAGGAGTCCGGCTGGGACAAGATGGGTGGTACCGCCCCGGACGGCACCAGGATGTGGTTCTACCCGGAAGATTCCCGTTTCTTTGAGTATGGCAGCGAAGGCCCCGGCGCTCACGATCATAAGGGGCGGCGGCACTTATCCGAATCTGAAGTGAAACAATACCGGATTGATACCATTCTGGGAGATTGGGCACCGGAGCGGTAG
- a CDS encoding mannitol dehydrogenase family protein, whose translation MKRLNNETLGQVPASVSTPNYDRSALKAGIVHLGIGAFHRAHQAFYTEAVLNQFGGDWGIIGCSLRSPTVREQLAPQDGLYTLVERSSDSEKLQIVGAVKAVMVGPEDPSALVAVMADPAIKIVSMTVTEKGYCHDPATGNLNLKNPDIQHDLENLNKPRSAIGYLVSALKARMEAGVPSFTALSCDNLPNNGQVLEKALHQFAEQVSPELAQWIRSNTTFPCTMIDRIVPATTDDDRQHVEELLGLRDEGTVFTEPFTQWVIEDNFANGRPAWEEVGAQLVDEVEIFEKIKLRLLNGAHSALAYSGYLAGFDYVSEVMAEPAFVKMVETYHAREAGETVSAPEGFDIEFYKGQLRDRFRNKSLKHRTWQIAMDGSQKLPQRLLHTLRDQLQGAGHIDIITLGVAAWIRYVSGVDEKGQPIEVSDPLADTLRAACDSAKGDPAAMVKAVVSIKEVFGSDLINEPVFVESTTRWLTSFYDKGVLATVREHFGE comes from the coding sequence ATGAAACGTTTAAACAATGAAACTTTGGGGCAGGTGCCCGCTTCCGTGAGCACCCCGAACTATGATCGCTCGGCGCTGAAAGCCGGTATTGTCCACCTGGGTATTGGGGCCTTTCATCGGGCCCACCAGGCTTTTTATACCGAAGCGGTCCTGAATCAATTTGGCGGGGATTGGGGCATCATCGGGTGCAGCCTTCGCTCGCCAACGGTGCGCGAGCAGCTCGCACCCCAGGACGGGCTGTACACGCTCGTTGAGCGCTCGAGCGACAGCGAAAAGCTGCAGATCGTCGGCGCCGTGAAGGCGGTCATGGTGGGCCCGGAAGATCCATCGGCGCTGGTCGCCGTGATGGCCGATCCGGCCATCAAGATTGTTTCGATGACGGTCACTGAAAAAGGGTATTGCCACGATCCGGCCACCGGCAACCTCAACCTGAAAAACCCGGATATTCAGCATGATCTTGAGAACCTGAACAAGCCCCGATCGGCCATCGGTTATCTGGTATCGGCACTGAAAGCGCGAATGGAAGCCGGCGTGCCCAGCTTTACCGCGCTGAGTTGCGATAACCTGCCCAATAATGGCCAGGTGTTGGAAAAGGCGCTGCATCAATTTGCCGAGCAGGTCTCGCCCGAGCTGGCGCAGTGGATTCGTAGTAATACCACCTTCCCCTGCACCATGATCGACCGGATTGTTCCGGCGACCACCGACGACGATCGTCAGCACGTGGAGGAGTTGTTGGGCCTGCGCGATGAGGGAACGGTTTTTACCGAGCCGTTCACTCAGTGGGTCATTGAGGATAACTTCGCCAACGGTCGCCCCGCTTGGGAAGAGGTGGGCGCGCAATTGGTCGACGAGGTGGAAATCTTCGAGAAGATCAAGTTGCGCCTGCTCAATGGTGCTCATTCAGCTCTGGCGTACTCCGGTTACCTCGCCGGCTTTGATTATGTCAGCGAGGTGATGGCCGAGCCGGCCTTCGTGAAGATGGTGGAAACCTATCATGCCCGGGAAGCCGGTGAAACGGTCAGTGCACCGGAGGGGTTTGATATTGAATTCTATAAAGGCCAGCTGCGCGACCGGTTTCGCAACAAATCGCTGAAACACCGGACCTGGCAGATTGCGATGGACGGCTCACAGAAGCTGCCTCAACGTCTTCTGCACACCTTGCGGGATCAGCTTCAGGGTGCTGGTCATATCGACATCATTACCCTGGGGGTTGCCGCCTGGATTCGCTATGTCTCTGGCGTTGATGAGAAGGGGCAGCCCATTGAGGTTTCCGATCCGTTGGCGGATACCTTGCGAGCGGCGTGTGATTCGGCAAAAGGTGATCCGGCGGCCATGGTCAAAGCGGTGGTTTCGATCAAGGAAGTGTTCGGCTCGGACCTCATCAATGAACCGGTGTTTGTCGAGTCCACCACTCGCTGGCTGACGTCGTTTTACGATAAAGGCGTACTGGCGACGGTTCGCGAACACTTTGGCGAGTAA
- a CDS encoding sugar kinase codes for MARIAAIGEVMVELSPYPTAQEETREIMALSYAGDTYNTSVYMSRLGLETHYVTRLGDDPYSEQIIQRMHDEGIGTDMIERVAGRSPGLYIIRNTPDGEREFFYWRREAPARELFSEPNESVRLYNQLQEFNAVYLSGITLAIMTDTARQSLFDALAKLRGKGVKVIFDSNYRPRLWNTAKDAQNAMQAMLKHTDIALLTLDDEQLLWGDDSIEGCKKRYQALSELVLKRGAEETVLIVDGEEQRVPVPKVDNVIDTTGAGDTFNAGYLAARLDGASAEAAAANGTRCARVVIQHRGGVIEKTLFEAGING; via the coding sequence ATGGCACGTATAGCAGCAATTGGCGAAGTTATGGTGGAGCTTTCGCCTTATCCTACCGCGCAGGAGGAGACCCGCGAAATCATGGCGCTCTCCTACGCGGGCGACACCTACAATACCTCTGTCTACATGTCCCGCCTGGGGCTGGAAACCCACTATGTCACTCGCCTCGGGGATGATCCCTACAGTGAGCAGATCATCCAGCGGATGCACGACGAGGGTATCGGCACTGATATGATCGAACGGGTTGCCGGTCGTTCACCCGGGCTGTACATCATCCGTAACACCCCCGATGGTGAGCGGGAATTTTTCTACTGGCGCCGCGAAGCGCCCGCGCGCGAACTGTTTTCCGAGCCCAACGAAAGCGTGCGCCTGTACAACCAGCTGCAGGAGTTCAACGCGGTCTACCTGAGCGGCATCACGCTCGCCATCATGACCGATACCGCCCGGCAAAGCCTGTTCGATGCCCTCGCCAAACTGCGCGGCAAAGGGGTAAAAGTCATTTTCGACAGCAACTATCGCCCCCGCCTGTGGAACACCGCCAAGGACGCCCAGAACGCCATGCAGGCCATGCTCAAGCACACCGATATCGCCCTGCTGACGCTTGATGATGAGCAGCTGCTGTGGGGCGACGATTCCATCGAGGGCTGCAAAAAGCGTTATCAGGCGCTGTCCGAGCTGGTACTGAAGCGTGGCGCCGAGGAAACCGTGCTGATCGTGGATGGCGAAGAGCAACGGGTCCCGGTGCCCAAAGTCGATAACGTGATCGACACAACCGGTGCCGGCGACACCTTCAACGCTGGCTACCTGGCCGCGCGACTGGACGGCGCCTCGGCAGAGGCAGCCGCTGCAAACGGCACCCGTTGTGCACGAGTGGTCATCCAGCACCGGGGCGGCGTAATCGAGAAAACCCTGTTTGAAGCCGGTATCAACGGCTGA
- a CDS encoding VOC family protein: MKIEHFAYNVADPEAVAEWYTANLGMTVARKMEGGPRTHFLKDSSGQVMIEIYNNPPDEVPPYADMNPLILHLAFVCENPDAKRAELEKVGATFVEEVKPQDGSHLVMMRDPFGFSIQLCKRGVPML, encoded by the coding sequence ATGAAAATTGAACACTTTGCCTACAATGTGGCTGACCCGGAGGCGGTGGCCGAGTGGTATACCGCCAATCTGGGGATGACCGTTGCACGGAAGATGGAGGGCGGGCCCCGTACCCACTTTCTGAAAGATTCCAGCGGTCAGGTCATGATTGAAATTTACAACAATCCGCCGGATGAAGTACCTCCCTACGCGGATATGAACCCACTGATTCTGCATCTTGCGTTTGTGTGCGAAAACCCGGACGCGAAGCGGGCGGAACTCGAGAAAGTGGGAGCGACGTTTGTTGAGGAAGTGAAGCCTCAGGATGGCTCGCACCTGGTGATGATGCGCGATCCGTTTGGTTTCAGTATTCAGCTGTGTAAACGGGGCGTGCCGATGCTGTAG
- a CDS encoding TRAP transporter large permease gives MELSIVVLVLSFVVLLFLNVPIAISIGISTLLTMLFTIDFTPAVMTLAQRMAGGINSFALLAIPFFILSGILMGQGGIAHRLIEFAKVFFGMLPGGLAFVNVISCTLFGAISGSAVAATSAVGGFMVPAMTKEGYDRGFSGAVTVTASTTGLLIPPSNVLIVYSLASGGVSIAALFIAGYIPGLLLMAGLMAVCGIWAKMKGYPVGDRIPFREAVRKTIDAIPSLLLIIIVIGGIVAGFFTATEASVIAVLYALALSVFIYREVKVNQLPQILVKSVETTAIVMLLIGTSTAMSWVMSYENIPQTISDALIALSDNPYIILLTINLILLIVGIFMDMTPAVLIFTPIFLPVVTELGMSPLHFGIMIVLNLCIGLCTPPVGSVLFVGCGIAKTTISKMFKPLLPLYAAMFVVLLLVTYVPAFSEALPRLFGLYE, from the coding sequence ATGGAACTGTCAATTGTCGTGTTGGTGCTCAGCTTCGTTGTGTTGCTGTTCCTCAACGTCCCCATCGCCATCAGTATCGGTATCTCCACCCTGCTGACGATGTTGTTTACCATTGATTTTACGCCGGCGGTCATGACCCTGGCGCAGCGCATGGCGGGGGGCATCAACAGCTTTGCGTTGCTTGCCATCCCATTCTTCATCCTGTCCGGTATTCTGATGGGGCAGGGCGGGATTGCGCACCGGCTGATTGAATTCGCCAAGGTATTTTTTGGCATGCTGCCCGGCGGCCTGGCGTTTGTGAACGTGATCAGTTGTACCCTGTTCGGGGCCATTTCCGGCTCCGCTGTGGCGGCCACTTCAGCGGTCGGTGGTTTTATGGTCCCGGCCATGACCAAAGAGGGTTACGATCGGGGCTTTAGTGGTGCGGTCACGGTTACGGCTTCCACGACCGGTCTGCTGATTCCGCCGAGCAACGTGTTGATCGTCTACTCGTTGGCCAGTGGTGGTGTTTCCATTGCCGCGCTGTTTATTGCCGGTTACATCCCGGGCTTGCTGTTGATGGCGGGGTTGATGGCGGTCTGCGGTATCTGGGCCAAGATGAAAGGGTACCCGGTGGGCGATCGCATTCCGTTTCGCGAAGCGGTGCGTAAAACCATTGATGCCATTCCGAGCCTGCTGCTCATCATCATCGTCATCGGCGGTATTGTGGCGGGTTTCTTTACCGCCACCGAGGCCAGTGTGATCGCGGTACTCTACGCCCTGGCACTGTCGGTGTTCATCTACCGCGAGGTCAAGGTCAACCAACTGCCGCAGATTCTGGTCAAGTCGGTTGAGACCACCGCGATTGTAATGTTGCTGATCGGCACCTCCACGGCGATGTCCTGGGTAATGTCCTATGAGAATATCCCGCAGACCATCAGTGACGCGCTGATTGCGCTGAGCGATAACCCCTATATCATTCTGCTGACCATCAACCTGATTCTGTTGATCGTCGGTATTTTCATGGACATGACACCGGCGGTCCTGATCTTTACCCCGATTTTCCTCCCGGTCGTCACCGAGCTGGGCATGTCGCCGCTGCATTTCGGTATCATGATTGTATTGAACCTGTGTATCGGGTTGTGTACGCCGCCGGTAGGGAGTGTGCTCTTTGTCGGCTGTGGGATTGCCAAAACCACCATCAGCAAAATGTTCAAGCCTTTGCTGCCGCTCTACGCCGCGATGTTTGTTGTCCTGTTGCTGGTCACTTACGTGCCGGCCTTCAGTGAAGCCTTGCCGCGTCTGTTCGGACTGTACGAGTAA